A stretch of the Thiomicrospira pelophila DSM 1534 genome encodes the following:
- a CDS encoding GGDEF domain-containing protein yields MRPIQTLSKKIEMDKLKMDTIADKMLGNLSSKQLGLELSSIFRNRNLTPLFQPIIDLKSRLIYGHEALIRGPINSSLHSPIDLFQAAEKSGCLFEMDWLARSTAIASFQQQQSDDLLFINITVNSIMARGHRQGMTLDCLHELGVPVDKVVIEITELQPVEDFNLFIESINHYRKMGFKVALDDLGGGYNGLRLWSELRPDFVKIDKHFVLGIAQSKDKRHFIESIKTLAEGLNTKLVAEGIETEEDLCVIEDIGVDYVQGFLFRRPEPKVQPKLHYEWPNTNPSPTLHDYSNELAAILIETESVDPLSPVHWVSQLLHKNNHLDFIPVVEDKTVLGMVWRRELMDLLAQRYGHDLHHRKPISKFMDRQPIVVDIHTPVETLSRLITDHKNNHRGDAFIITKYNQYAGCGRFLDLLRLITDLKIRNAQYANPLSGLPGNVPIQKQLQNLIHQKRGFCVFYIDIDHFKAYNDYYSYEQGDDVIRLVSHLVQDSAQRADDFIGHIGGDDFILIRTKTDSFVEVCDVLLDRFNTQVKTLYSAEDIKNGGIQSQNREGETQRFPIMSLSIGVLVVPPGLIEHQQKLASLATKAKKQAKHSGGNTWALLNALDA; encoded by the coding sequence ATGAGACCGATACAAACCCTCTCTAAAAAAATTGAAATGGACAAGCTCAAGATGGACACAATAGCGGATAAAATGCTGGGAAATCTATCTTCTAAACAACTTGGCTTAGAGCTGTCTAGTATTTTTAGAAATCGAAACTTAACCCCCTTGTTTCAACCAATTATTGATTTAAAGTCCCGTCTAATTTATGGACACGAAGCCTTAATTCGTGGCCCGATTAACTCAAGTCTGCACAGCCCGATAGATTTATTTCAAGCCGCTGAAAAAAGTGGCTGTTTATTTGAAATGGATTGGTTGGCTCGCAGCACCGCGATTGCGTCTTTTCAGCAACAACAATCTGATGACTTATTGTTTATTAACATCACCGTCAACTCCATTATGGCGCGTGGTCATCGCCAAGGTATGACGCTGGACTGTTTGCATGAACTGGGTGTGCCGGTTGACAAAGTGGTGATTGAAATTACCGAGCTACAGCCGGTCGAAGACTTTAACTTATTTATTGAATCCATCAATCACTACCGAAAAATGGGATTCAAGGTGGCGTTGGATGATCTTGGTGGTGGCTATAACGGATTGCGTCTATGGTCAGAATTGCGCCCAGATTTTGTCAAAATTGATAAACACTTTGTGCTCGGTATCGCTCAAAGCAAAGACAAGCGTCACTTTATTGAAAGCATCAAAACCCTAGCCGAAGGCTTAAATACCAAGCTGGTCGCCGAAGGGATTGAAACCGAGGAAGACCTGTGTGTTATCGAAGATATTGGGGTTGATTATGTGCAAGGATTTTTATTCCGCCGCCCAGAACCCAAGGTTCAACCCAAACTCCATTACGAATGGCCGAACACCAATCCTAGCCCCACTCTGCATGATTACAGCAATGAGTTAGCGGCGATTTTAATTGAAACCGAATCGGTTGACCCTTTATCACCAGTGCATTGGGTATCACAACTGTTACATAAAAATAACCACCTCGATTTTATACCGGTGGTGGAAGATAAAACCGTCCTTGGCATGGTATGGCGTCGTGAGCTCATGGATTTACTTGCACAACGCTACGGACACGACTTACACCACCGCAAACCCATTAGTAAATTTATGGATCGTCAACCTATCGTGGTCGACATTCACACACCAGTTGAAACTCTAAGTCGCTTAATCACCGACCATAAAAACAATCATCGTGGTGATGCGTTCATTATCACCAAGTACAATCAATACGCCGGTTGCGGGCGATTCTTGGATCTATTGCGTTTAATCACCGACTTAAAAATTCGCAACGCGCAATATGCTAATCCGTTATCCGGCTTGCCGGGCAATGTGCCGATCCAAAAACAACTGCAAAACTTGATTCATCAAAAGCGCGGTTTTTGTGTTTTTTATATCGATATTGATCATTTCAAAGCCTACAACGACTACTACAGCTATGAGCAAGGCGATGATGTGATTCGTTTAGTATCCCACCTGGTGCAGGACTCGGCACAAAGAGCCGACGATTTTATAGGTCACATTGGTGGGGATGACTTTATTCTGATTCGCACCAAAACCGATAGTTTTGTTGAAGTCTGCGACGTTTTGCTAGATCGATTTAATACCCAAGTGAAAACCTTATACAGCGCTGAAGACATCAAAAATGGCGGTATTCAAAGTCAAAATCGCGAGGGCGAAACGCAACGTTTTCCGATCATGAGTTTATCCATCGGCGTGTTAGTGGTACCACCAGGCCTGATAGAGCATCAACAAAAGTTGGCCAGTTTAGCCACCAAAGCCAAAAAACAAGCCAAGCACTCAGGCGGCAATACCTGGGCGCTCCTGAATGCACTTGATGCCTAA
- a CDS encoding methyl-accepting chemotaxis protein, with amino-acid sequence MNIFNRLTIGSRLWLNLFLTLVFITFVTLTSWLATHQSAQQSNQLVNKEQKITKRIAEFHKGFITTLQQSNNFVLTGTEAHGQAFNEMIDQQKKSLYSLIADLGASVEFDQSGFLAFTEEHTGKHTAIIQALFPLDRVLQNLEKSTNSNVFMKERIGQSIEFGLDLSANNLSQDFKDVLPLIEDQPGLVTHLDELQTRLEKSQLLAAKMIATQDSSLKQEFDEQGLGFAASPLVKEIVEPFSADLFNGEAARNLDSHHAEYMDAFGDLRDTLTTMSQNNQSLAELSESGNLILLDLMSDLQNQSLSALQQLESASLTQENRLILIGIFAVLVLLTLSFSISRSIVQPLIRMRDQVLQVAQTGQFNQSKILNGKNELAEMSQALQGLLQSVSQALNEIKTVSHSLAQGETDQRMSLNYNGDLLLLSQAFNQSLNSVDATLNEIAQVSHALEAGELSINIDLSSHSGQFSHVLNAMMNALSVQKQAIDGVRHVTHAMRAGDFGQRVEIDMPGELHNLKRYLNESLERLENAINSKSIALKAYSQGDFSHQNDHEFEGKLQELNTHMLNMAQSVSYMLQDVKHATDHAVHGIKEISSGNQDLNHRVQKQAAAVQNTSANMSLMLSSVRETLNEANQVTHSTDQVQQDSQSGLVIVEQMVQAMQDIQQASQQIAQITGLIDSIAFQTNLLALNAAVEAARAGEAGRGFAVVATEVRNLAQRSAEAAQQIRQVTDTNMQRIDHGMQLSQQTQSVFEQNTASIEGIAKMILKMNKALELQSHGIKEVTDALSEIDESTQQNAALVEQISTTSSHIIEEVLGLETKVSGFKLIKNTKQAA; translated from the coding sequence ATGAATATATTTAATCGCCTTACAATTGGTTCACGACTTTGGTTAAACCTATTTTTAACCTTAGTTTTTATCACTTTTGTCACCCTAACCTCTTGGTTGGCGACTCATCAGTCGGCTCAACAATCCAATCAGTTAGTTAATAAAGAGCAAAAAATTACCAAGCGTATCGCTGAATTTCATAAAGGTTTCATCACCACCTTACAGCAGTCAAATAACTTTGTGCTGACCGGCACAGAAGCGCACGGCCAAGCCTTTAATGAAATGATTGATCAACAAAAAAAATCACTTTATAGCCTAATCGCCGATCTAGGCGCGTCAGTTGAATTTGACCAATCCGGTTTTCTAGCGTTTACAGAAGAACACACCGGTAAACACACCGCGATTATTCAAGCCCTGTTTCCGCTTGATCGCGTATTACAAAACCTCGAAAAATCCACCAATTCAAATGTGTTTATGAAAGAACGCATCGGTCAATCAATTGAATTTGGTTTAGATTTAAGTGCGAATAACCTCAGCCAAGATTTTAAAGACGTCTTGCCGCTTATCGAAGATCAACCAGGCCTGGTGACTCACTTAGACGAGTTGCAAACACGTCTTGAAAAGTCACAACTATTGGCCGCAAAAATGATTGCAACCCAAGACTCCAGTCTTAAGCAAGAATTTGACGAACAAGGGTTAGGTTTTGCCGCCAGCCCGCTGGTAAAAGAAATTGTTGAACCTTTTAGCGCGGATTTATTTAACGGTGAAGCCGCTCGCAACTTAGACAGTCACCATGCCGAATACATGGATGCCTTTGGCGATTTGCGCGACACCCTCACCACCATGTCACAAAACAATCAAAGCTTGGCCGAACTATCCGAATCCGGCAACCTGATTTTATTAGACCTAATGTCTGACCTACAAAACCAAAGTTTAAGCGCACTCCAGCAGCTTGAAAGCGCGAGTTTAACGCAAGAAAATCGTCTTATTTTAATCGGGATTTTCGCCGTATTAGTATTGCTAACATTAAGCTTTAGCATTAGCCGTTCGATTGTCCAGCCCTTAATTCGTATGCGCGACCAAGTATTACAAGTCGCACAAACCGGCCAATTTAATCAGTCAAAAATCCTCAATGGTAAAAACGAACTGGCTGAGATGAGTCAAGCACTGCAAGGTTTATTACAATCCGTTTCTCAAGCATTAAATGAAATCAAGACGGTCAGCCACTCTCTCGCTCAAGGTGAAACAGATCAACGCATGAGCCTAAATTACAACGGTGATTTATTACTACTGAGTCAAGCCTTTAACCAGAGTCTCAATTCGGTGGATGCGACCTTAAACGAAATCGCTCAGGTCAGTCATGCATTAGAAGCGGGTGAACTATCCATCAATATCGACCTGTCTAGCCATTCCGGTCAATTTTCGCATGTTCTTAACGCCATGATGAATGCTTTATCCGTGCAAAAACAAGCGATTGATGGCGTGCGCCATGTTACTCATGCGATGCGCGCTGGTGATTTTGGACAACGTGTTGAAATTGATATGCCCGGAGAATTGCACAATTTAAAGCGTTACCTTAATGAATCGTTGGAACGCTTAGAAAACGCCATTAATAGCAAATCCATCGCGCTAAAAGCTTACAGCCAAGGCGATTTTTCTCACCAAAACGACCACGAGTTTGAAGGTAAACTGCAAGAACTCAACACCCACATGTTGAACATGGCACAAAGCGTGAGTTATATGTTACAAGACGTCAAACACGCCACCGACCATGCGGTACACGGAATTAAAGAGATCAGCTCGGGCAATCAAGACCTTAATCACCGCGTGCAAAAACAAGCCGCCGCTGTGCAAAATACCAGTGCGAATATGTCACTGATGTTAAGTTCTGTGCGCGAAACCTTAAATGAAGCCAACCAAGTAACCCACTCAACCGATCAAGTCCAACAAGACTCGCAATCAGGCCTGGTGATTGTTGAGCAGATGGTGCAAGCCATGCAAGACATTCAACAAGCCAGCCAACAAATTGCGCAGATTACCGGTTTGATTGATAGCATTGCATTCCAAACCAATCTACTCGCACTCAATGCGGCCGTGGAAGCGGCTCGCGCTGGTGAAGCCGGACGTGGTTTTGCGGTGGTGGCGACCGAAGTTCGCAACTTGGCACAGCGGTCCGCCGAAGCCGCCCAACAAATCCGTCAAGTCACCGATACCAATATGCAACGAATTGATCACGGCATGCAATTAAGTCAACAAACCCAAAGTGTGTTTGAACAAAACACCGCTTCAATTGAAGGCATTGCCAAGATGATTTTGAAAATGAACAAAGCACTCGAACTCCAGAGCCACGGCATTAAAGAAGTCACTGATGCGCTTAGCGAAATCGACGAATCTACCCAACAAAACGCCGCACTGGTCGAGCAAATATCCACCACCTCATCGCATATTATCGAAGAAGTGCTCGGACTCGAAACCAAAGTAAGCGGTTTTAAGCTAATCAAGAACACCAAACAAGCGGCCTAA
- a CDS encoding alpha/beta hydrolase encodes MRLTYPGLKLYIYSLSLVLSLGWAASAKGELIELSFQSGDKTLTYQSQGQDQNVVLLLGGGPGFSSWNLTPIQQHLATNYRVLRMDMRGIGQNKQQEAVPRDLINQWIKDIDRLRQHEQAAQFILIGHSWGALMAQLYAREHPHRIQRLILLNPVDPNLSAMQNLVERIDTKARQAGLISQNSDEFELSFDSPTIETVIQHQLTRVLPTYFYDIQQGQEYAKQFGTDDFNMAINHAGWQAYQNQPIQAELLQTLAQNRAISLITCQQDLLMPESLQAYQAILPKLHSQVLQQCAHFPWEEQPKAFYDALDLALTREAEVDDYSDLTPQERAWLLDDSELNELVSALDNLVVETRFLPPFDLTEHYYMTNQIELNHESLSTGWAKLTQCHYNLDPVARLQIVYHPEHTKNLSILEDKAIDLSWVENKSIQMNGLQKGAKICVRADTYALTPQANGYKVERGPFMRKFLDGYYPLHVELKISWPDLPLKVSNLIPSPQTGVEMNLSDQSLNARYWFRGELRPQINFSEAP; translated from the coding sequence ATGCGGCTGACTTATCCAGGTTTAAAACTTTATATTTATAGCCTAAGCTTAGTTTTAAGCTTAGGCTGGGCCGCCAGCGCTAAAGGCGAACTTATAGAGCTCAGCTTTCAATCTGGTGATAAAACTCTAACCTATCAATCGCAGGGTCAAGATCAGAATGTGGTGCTTTTATTGGGCGGAGGCCCTGGCTTTAGCAGTTGGAACTTAACCCCCATTCAACAACATCTAGCAACCAATTACCGCGTATTACGCATGGATATGCGCGGTATCGGTCAAAACAAACAGCAAGAAGCGGTGCCGCGCGACTTAATAAACCAATGGATAAAAGATATAGATCGTCTACGCCAACATGAACAGGCCGCGCAGTTTATTCTCATCGGCCATTCATGGGGCGCATTAATGGCGCAGCTTTATGCGCGCGAACATCCTCACCGTATACAACGTTTGATTTTACTCAACCCGGTTGACCCTAACCTAAGCGCAATGCAAAACTTAGTCGAACGCATTGACACCAAAGCTCGCCAAGCAGGTTTAATTAGCCAAAATTCAGACGAGTTTGAACTCAGTTTTGACAGCCCAACTATCGAAACGGTCATTCAGCACCAACTTACTCGAGTTCTGCCCACTTATTTTTATGATATTCAACAAGGTCAAGAATATGCCAAACAATTTGGCACGGACGACTTTAATATGGCGATTAATCATGCCGGTTGGCAAGCCTATCAAAACCAACCCATTCAAGCCGAACTTCTACAAACCCTGGCACAAAATCGTGCAATCAGCTTAATCACCTGTCAGCAAGATTTACTCATGCCAGAAAGCTTACAAGCCTACCAAGCCATCCTGCCCAAATTGCATAGCCAAGTTTTGCAACAATGTGCCCACTTTCCCTGGGAGGAACAACCCAAAGCCTTTTATGATGCGCTTGATCTAGCGTTAACGCGCGAAGCTGAAGTTGACGACTACTCAGACCTGACACCACAAGAGCGCGCTTGGCTATTGGATGATAGTGAACTTAATGAGTTGGTGAGCGCATTAGATAACCTAGTTGTTGAAACTAGATTTTTGCCACCTTTTGATTTGACCGAACATTATTACATGACCAATCAGATTGAACTGAATCACGAATCCCTCTCAACAGGTTGGGCCAAATTAACCCAATGTCATTACAACCTTGACCCGGTGGCTCGCTTGCAAATCGTCTACCACCCAGAACATACAAAAAACCTGAGCATTCTTGAAGATAAAGCCATAGATTTAAGCTGGGTAGAAAACAAAAGCATCCAAATGAATGGCTTACAAAAAGGCGCGAAAATCTGCGTTCGAGCCGACACCTATGCTCTGACGCCACAAGCAAACGGTTATAAAGTTGAACGCGGCCCATTTATGCGTAAATTTTTAGACGGTTATTACCCACTACACGTTGAGTTAAAAATTAGCTGGCCTGACTTGCCTTTAAAAGTATCAAACCTCATCCCCTCCCCTCAAACCGGCGTGGAAATGAACCTTAGTGACCAATCGCTTAATGCGCGTTATTGGTTCCGCGGAGAATTAAGACCCCAAATTAATTTTAGCGAAGCGCCTTAA
- a CDS encoding DUF4105 domain-containing protein translates to MFFFRVPPLFLPLASLLFSSIAISQSSGEHYVERALALKLQNNVTWHKLLHYDPLLMRSEVLTDSFFIADFGRTDPKQELIATLEAYFSDLSDHDSMLIQCQFPARYLWLDRQLNLPDYKFRQPACSSFERWAKLDEVRSISAIMVSGYFGNPASTFGHSLLKFNSDKTSRYLDLTFNYGALVPDDEPILRYIYKGILGGYESGFSDGHYYSQDMVYSRTEFRDMWDYELNLSEYERHLIISHLWEVAGKKFDYYFLTKNCAFRIAEVLELVEGDDHLTSRSSLWYAPVELFNRIEDINQKKSGNYIRDISFVPSYQRNLYARLDDLNDLELISFNRAIELGDFELAELDQASKIKILNSLISYYEFKDVGIMDDKNHTFKQLKRQVLLKRLALPVAPEDEIDIPALPSPQETSPPMMFGVGMRHSDQPNNAQSLSLNWSPFFL, encoded by the coding sequence ATGTTTTTTTTTCGGGTTCCCCCTCTTTTTCTTCCCTTAGCCTCACTGCTATTTTCAAGCATTGCCATTAGTCAATCTTCCGGTGAGCATTATGTTGAGCGTGCACTGGCATTAAAACTGCAAAACAATGTCACTTGGCATAAGCTGTTGCATTACGACCCACTGCTTATGCGTAGTGAAGTCTTAACGGATTCGTTTTTTATCGCTGACTTCGGGCGAACCGATCCAAAACAGGAGCTTATTGCAACCTTAGAAGCCTATTTTTCAGATTTGAGTGATCATGATTCAATGCTGATACAGTGTCAATTCCCGGCTCGTTATTTATGGCTGGATCGCCAACTTAATTTGCCTGATTACAAGTTTAGACAACCAGCTTGTTCATCATTTGAACGTTGGGCTAAATTAGATGAAGTGCGCTCAATTAGCGCCATTATGGTAAGTGGTTACTTTGGGAATCCGGCCTCTACGTTTGGTCATTCGTTATTAAAGTTTAATAGTGACAAAACATCTCGTTATCTGGATTTGACGTTTAATTATGGCGCATTAGTGCCTGACGATGAACCGATTCTTCGATATATCTATAAAGGCATTCTCGGTGGGTATGAATCGGGCTTTTCAGATGGACATTATTACTCGCAAGATATGGTTTATTCACGTACTGAGTTTCGTGACATGTGGGACTATGAGCTTAATTTGTCAGAATATGAGCGTCATTTGATCATAAGCCATTTATGGGAAGTCGCGGGTAAAAAGTTTGATTATTATTTTTTGACTAAAAATTGCGCTTTTCGAATTGCGGAAGTATTGGAATTGGTTGAAGGCGATGATCACTTAACTAGTCGATCTAGCCTTTGGTACGCACCAGTCGAACTCTTTAACCGAATTGAGGATATTAACCAAAAAAAGTCGGGTAATTATATTCGCGACATAAGTTTTGTACCTTCCTATCAACGTAATTTATATGCGCGTCTAGATGATCTAAATGATTTGGAATTAATCTCGTTTAATCGTGCAATCGAGTTAGGAGATTTTGAGTTGGCTGAGTTAGATCAGGCATCTAAAATTAAGATTCTCAACAGCTTAATTAGCTATTATGAGTTTAAAGATGTAGGAATAATGGATGACAAAAACCACACCTTTAAACAACTGAAACGACAAGTTCTACTCAAGCGGCTAGCCTTACCCGTTGCGCCAGAAGATGAGATTGATATTCCGGCTTTACCATCGCCACAGGAAACCTCTCCGCCTATGATGTTTGGTGTTGGAATGCGTCACAGCGACCAACCTAATAATGCACAATCATTAAGTTTAAATTGGTCACCATTTTTTTTATGA
- a CDS encoding DUF3015 family protein, with amino-acid sequence MKKLAFAVAAASVLSMSSVHAQDRDFGQIYTDCGLGGLIGAQIEDKSTANVMAIITNVTWDLGTTAISSNLTTPESCANNKAKMAAFILETYPQIEADLAKGEGQHLTALLNVAGCDAKSHAQVSQGLRADLAASVSADSYATQTRFEQAEVLHSQLSQRAAGSCSI; translated from the coding sequence ATGAAGAAGTTAGCATTTGCGGTAGCCGCCGCGTCGGTTCTATCTATGTCATCAGTTCATGCGCAGGATCGTGATTTTGGTCAGATTTATACTGACTGCGGGTTAGGTGGTTTGATTGGTGCGCAAATCGAAGATAAATCAACCGCTAATGTCATGGCGATTATCACCAACGTTACTTGGGATTTAGGTACAACTGCAATCAGTTCTAATTTAACTACACCTGAAAGCTGTGCAAATAACAAGGCTAAAATGGCTGCATTCATTCTTGAAACCTATCCACAGATCGAAGCCGATTTGGCAAAAGGTGAAGGCCAACATTTAACTGCGTTGTTAAATGTTGCGGGTTGTGATGCGAAGTCACATGCACAAGTTTCACAGGGTTTACGTGCTGATTTAGCGGCATCAGTATCAGCGGATAGCTACGCAACACAAACGCGTTTTGAGCAAGCGGAAGTATTGCATAGTCAATTAAGCCAGCGCGCTGCTGGTTCATGCTCTATCTAA
- the glnE gene encoding bifunctional [glutamate--ammonia ligase]-adenylyl-L-tyrosine phosphorylase/[glutamate--ammonia-ligase] adenylyltransferase, protein MHDARSLIESVTPWSLFVEREYQRYPELIELNYERLYQPNELVAECREALLACESELALKQMLRQLRREQMVRIAVRDLAGLADLNETMRDVSDLADGLVSGALDWLYPRFCEKYGTPIGQESGEAQTLIVLGMGKLGGYELNFSSDIDLIFVYAESGQTDGARAMSNDQFFAKLGQMLNKMLTEMMPEGIVYRVDMRLRPFGEAGPLAISFAGSEHYYEMHGRAWERYALVKARAIAGDRDKAQELFEILRPFVYRRYVDYTAMDSLRDLKRMIKTEVRKKSMENNIKLGAGGIREIEFIVQAFQLVHGGRDKVLQGRSLLPMLQYLAEQDYIATQDAEELKAAYVFLRRAENRLQEWNDQQTHDLPDDEAQRQVLAEAMGFANYAEFMQQLNDYRQIVQQHFDDVFAEEADVCDLTDALAQAWKGPLEDDALVILTQFGFHKPGEILNLLRQFKKARSVGQMSAEATTRLEHVMPLLLKQLAGQEDNQEIALQRALSVIESVVRRSVYLVLLKENPVALAHLIKLCAASPWLTDMLVKYPALMDQLLDLRSLYRPLELKELLAEAQTLLTTYGDDEEQFMLQLRHWRHAQVFRVGAGDITGQVPVMHVSDYLTWIAEAVLNVTHDYVWQKMTAKHGLPAGQSESPFLVLGYGKLGGIELGYGSDLDVVFLYDLDASDAKTQASQENQRSLDYATFFTRMGQKIISVLTTLMPAGQLYEIDTRLRPNGASGLMVITLKNFEQYQKEKAWNWEHQALIRARAVVGSDQVRSHFEAFRTAFLTQPRDATKVQAEVAEMRRKMREGLDKSNEHEFDLKHGTGGIVDIEFIVQYLVLAFAHQQPGLVVYSDNMRILDELKDSGILSNDAIEKLQDHYRTYRSAYHRLALQKQKAIVSAKEFVIERAETSAIWHELMG, encoded by the coding sequence ATGCATGATGCGCGTTCATTAATCGAGTCGGTTACGCCTTGGAGTTTGTTTGTCGAACGTGAATATCAGCGTTATCCAGAACTGATCGAGCTCAATTATGAACGACTGTATCAACCGAATGAATTGGTAGCCGAATGCCGTGAAGCCTTATTGGCTTGTGAGTCGGAATTGGCACTCAAACAAATGCTACGCCAACTCAGACGTGAGCAGATGGTGCGTATTGCAGTGCGTGATTTGGCTGGTTTGGCGGATTTGAATGAAACCATGCGTGATGTTTCCGATTTGGCGGATGGCTTGGTGTCAGGCGCATTGGATTGGTTGTATCCACGTTTCTGCGAAAAATACGGCACACCAATTGGGCAGGAATCCGGTGAAGCTCAAACTTTAATTGTATTGGGAATGGGGAAACTCGGCGGCTATGAACTTAACTTTTCGTCCGATATTGATTTGATTTTTGTTTACGCTGAAAGCGGTCAAACGGACGGTGCGCGGGCGATGTCGAATGACCAGTTTTTCGCCAAACTAGGGCAGATGCTAAACAAAATGCTAACCGAAATGATGCCCGAAGGCATTGTGTATCGTGTGGATATGCGCTTGCGTCCATTTGGCGAGGCCGGCCCATTAGCGATAAGTTTTGCGGGTAGCGAGCATTATTATGAAATGCATGGCCGAGCGTGGGAGCGTTATGCACTAGTGAAAGCACGTGCAATAGCAGGGGATAGGGACAAGGCGCAAGAGTTATTTGAAATTTTGCGTCCGTTTGTTTATCGCCGTTATGTCGATTACACCGCGATGGATTCGTTACGTGATTTAAAGCGAATGATTAAAACCGAAGTGCGCAAGAAGAGCATGGAAAATAACATAAAGTTGGGGGCGGGCGGCATTCGCGAAATAGAATTTATCGTGCAAGCCTTCCAATTGGTGCATGGTGGCCGAGATAAGGTGCTACAAGGGCGTTCGTTATTACCCATGCTGCAATACTTGGCAGAGCAGGATTATATTGCGACCCAAGATGCTGAGGAGCTTAAAGCGGCCTATGTGTTTTTACGTCGTGCCGAAAATCGTCTGCAAGAATGGAACGACCAACAAACTCATGATCTACCTGATGACGAAGCGCAACGACAAGTGTTAGCCGAAGCCATGGGCTTTGCCAACTATGCGGAGTTTATGCAACAACTCAATGACTATCGCCAAATCGTACAACAGCACTTTGACGATGTGTTTGCTGAGGAAGCCGATGTGTGCGATTTAACGGATGCGTTGGCACAGGCATGGAAGGGACCGCTTGAAGATGACGCGCTGGTGATTTTGACGCAGTTTGGTTTCCATAAGCCGGGCGAAATTTTGAATTTATTGCGCCAATTTAAAAAGGCGCGCTCTGTCGGGCAGATGAGTGCCGAAGCGACCACTCGATTAGAGCACGTAATGCCGTTGTTATTAAAACAATTGGCTGGTCAGGAAGATAACCAAGAAATCGCATTGCAACGTGCCTTAAGTGTGATTGAAAGTGTGGTACGTCGCAGTGTGTATTTGGTGTTGTTAAAAGAAAACCCAGTCGCGTTGGCGCATTTAATTAAGTTGTGTGCGGCCAGTCCATGGTTAACGGATATGCTGGTTAAATATCCGGCCTTGATGGATCAATTGTTGGACCTGCGTAGTTTGTATCGACCACTTGAGTTAAAAGAATTACTCGCTGAAGCGCAAACCTTATTAACCACCTATGGTGATGACGAAGAGCAATTTATGTTGCAGCTGCGTCATTGGCGTCACGCCCAAGTATTCCGAGTGGGCGCAGGGGATATTACAGGACAAGTACCGGTGATGCATGTGAGTGATTATTTAACTTGGATTGCCGAAGCCGTGCTAAATGTTACACATGATTATGTTTGGCAGAAAATGACCGCCAAACATGGCTTGCCCGCTGGGCAATCTGAGTCGCCATTTTTGGTACTGGGTTATGGCAAGCTAGGTGGGATTGAGTTGGGCTATGGGTCAGATTTGGATGTGGTGTTTTTATACGACCTGGATGCAAGTGATGCAAAAACTCAAGCCAGCCAGGAAAATCAACGATCGCTGGATTACGCCACGTTTTTTACCCGCATGGGGCAAAAAATAATTTCGGTGCTGACGACCTTAATGCCGGCCGGTCAGTTGTATGAAATTGACACACGTTTACGCCCAAATGGCGCAAGCGGTTTGATGGTCATAACCTTAAAGAATTTTGAACAATATCAGAAAGAAAAAGCCTGGAACTGGGAGCATCAAGCTTTAATTCGAGCACGTGCGGTGGTGGGTTCCGATCAAGTTAGGTCACATTTTGAAGCGTTTAGGACAGCCTTCCTAACTCAGCCACGTGATGCGACCAAAGTTCAAGCTGAAGTAGCCGAAATGCGCCGCAAAATGCGAGAAGGGTTAGATAAGTCAAATGAACATGAGTTTGACTTAAAGCATGGAACTGGCGGGATTGTGGATATTGAGTTTATCGTGCAATATTTGGTTTTAGCCTTTGCGCATCAACAACCAGGCCTGGTGGTCTATTCCGACAATATGCGAATTTTGGATGAACTGAAAGATTCGGGTATTTTATCGAACGACGCGATTGAAAAATTACAAGATCATTATCGAACTTACCGAAGTGCGTATCATCGTTTAGCTTTACAAAAACAAAAGGCCATAGTGAGTGCCAAAGAATTTGTGATTGAACGCGCCGAGACAAGCGCGATATGGCATGAATTAATGGGTTAA
- a CDS encoding P-II family nitrogen regulator — protein sequence MKLIVAIIKPFKLDDVREALHDIEVHGMTVTEAKGFGRQKGHTEIYRGAEYAIEFLPKVRLEIAISDDKVDTAIEAIGNAARTGKIGDGKIFVMPIEQAVRIRTEETGDVAL from the coding sequence ATGAAACTTATAGTGGCAATAATCAAACCTTTTAAGCTGGACGACGTACGCGAAGCCCTGCACGACATCGAAGTGCATGGCATGACCGTAACAGAAGCAAAAGGCTTCGGTCGCCAAAAAGGTCACACTGAAATTTATCGTGGTGCGGAATACGCGATCGAATTTCTTCCTAAAGTACGTCTCGAAATCGCGATTAGCGATGACAAAGTTGATACCGCAATTGAAGCGATTGGCAATGCCGCGCGCACCGGCAAAATCGGTGACGGCAAAATCTTTGTGATGCCGATCGAACAAGCGGTGCGTATCCGTACTGAAGAAACCGGCGATGTCGCCCTTTAA